A segment of the Salminus brasiliensis chromosome 5, fSalBra1.hap2, whole genome shotgun sequence genome:
TCCCCATCCTAGCATGCCAAATGTGAGAATTTGGGATTTGCCTGGAATTGGGAGCCCAAAATTCAAGGCAAAGCAGTACCTGAAGGAGGTGAAATTTGATAGGTTTGATTTCTTCATAATCCTTTCAGCAGACAGGTTCAAGGAAAATGACCTAATGCTTGCTGAAgagattaagaagaagaagaagtccTTTTACTTTGTTCGCTCGAAAGTAGACAATGACATCCGCAGtgaaaagaagaggaagaagttCGATGAGCAGCAAGTACTCTCCAAAATCAAAGAGGACTGTAAGTGTAACCTAAAGAAGCTTGGGAATCCGAAAGTGTTTTTGGTTTCCTCCCACGAATTGGAGAAATATGAGTTTCAGGCATTAATGGATCACCTGGAGGGAGACCTTCCAGAACACAAGAGATTTGCCCTTGTCCAGTCTTTGCCTGTCTGTTCCATGCAAGTCctcaagaagaagaaagaataCTTAAAGAAAATGATTTGGCTGACAGCCTTTGGATCTGGCGCCATTGCAATGACCACTATACCAGGTCTGGCAGCGGGCTGTGACATTGGCATTGTGATGGCCTTTTTCAATCGAAGCTTTCAGGCCTTTGGTCTGGATGACAAGTCCCTACACAGTCTATCAGAAAGGATTAACAAGCCAGTGAGTGAGCTTAAATCAGTGATGAAGTCTTGCTTTGCCAGTGGAATCACTGTTGATGTGGTTCGCACATTTTTCTTGACATCGAAAGTTAGCGTCGCAATGAAGGTCGAGTATGTTTTGAGCAGCATACCGATATTTGGGGCTCTACCAGCTGGGGGAATTTCTCTTGCCACAATATATCATCTACTGAACAAAGGCCTAAATGAAATGGAAGAGGATGCCAAAGAAGTGCTAAATGTGTCAGGACTGGAGTAAAAAAATAAGTACAGTGAAAGGCAATGATACAGATGATGTCACATTATAATTACACAGCattttatactatatatacaatGTGGCTTATAAGAAGCAAAACAGCTATATGTAAGTGTTGTGAGGTTTAATGTGGAAATAGTGTGAGGTTTCCAGTTATGTGCAGTGTGCAAGTGCTGTTATGGTTATAGTACACAAGTAACTTCATGGCATAATCTCTTACAGATACATTTATTGGTCTTATTTCTTTTTGACTACCCAGTTCCAGGGTTGTCTGTCAGAAATTACGATAGGTGACTATATGAATATGTAATATGGCTGAACAGCAATGTTATATGAATGCTATATGAATGCATGTCCAGTTCTAACTCCACAAGCATCTTGATGTTGTACTTTTAGTTACAAGTTATATGTTTTTAATACTCTTtgaaattaatattttacaaatattaataaaacatatggAGTAACATTTTGCAATGTTTGTGAAGTAATGTAGTTGTATAGCCTGTGACTATTAGATTTCCATTAAGAATAGCTGGCAAAGTGTCACAAGATCCAATGTCTAAATGTAATTTAGGGATGTTTTACGGAAACTCATATGCTGTAGTTGGAAAAGCTGTCCCACAGTCGCATTCACTCTTGTCATCAAAGAAACTTTGCTGTCAAGATGccaaaaattaaatgaaaaaaagacaGATATTGTTGTAATTAAGTTCATGTGCACTGTCAAACTAATAtctatatacaaataaatatatcatatacaaTAAAACTAAAGTTTTATGAGAAACCTCAGTTGTGTTCCACTTTGAATttaattgttgtttttgtatgtTTAAGGTTAAAGGATAGTGGATAGGATAGGAAGTGTTAAAGTCATACAACCTGAAATGCAGGTCTTTTCAGGAGAATGACTAGTCCACATCAATTGCAAACAAGGTGTTTTTCAAAAACAGTAGGGGTGCTGAAAGgacattaaaaacaaagaacagaaagagaaacttGTCAGCAAATGCTTCAGCGTCTTTTTTTTAGACCATCCATTGTTGTTAGCTAGCCTAGTTAGTCCATTATAAACCTGATGTACTGTTCATCCTAAatttatatacattaaaaaaaaaaagcaaatcaaTTTGCTGAACAAAAGAATTATATAAGTTGTAAAACATCTGTGTTTGTACTTGTCAGTGA
Coding sequences within it:
- the LOC140555538 gene encoding interferon-inducible GTPase 5-like; the encoded protein is MAYETTLYPDDNIFLEPDDFIKNLNVSTGEEAAAKLKDHMDDLENISLNVAITGMTGAGKSTFINALRGLNDDEVESSPTGVTETTMVPTMFPHPSMPNVRIWDLPGIGSPKFKAKQYLKEVKFDRFDFFIILSADRFKENDLMLAEEIKKKKKSFYFVRSKVDNDIRSEKKRKKFDEQQVLSKIKEDCKCNLKKLGNPKVFLVSSHELEKYEFQALMDHLEGDLPEHKRFALVQSLPVCSMQVLKKKKEYLKKMIWLTAFGSGAIAMTTIPGLAAGCDIGIVMAFFNRSFQAFGLDDKSLHSLSERINKPVSELKSVMKSCFASGITVDVVRTFFLTSKVSVAMKVEYVLSSIPIFGALPAGGISLATIYHLLNKGLNEMEEDAKEVLNVSGLE